One region of Strigops habroptila isolate Jane chromosome 11, bStrHab1.2.pri, whole genome shotgun sequence genomic DNA includes:
- the CFAP100 gene encoding cilia- and flagella-associated protein 100 isoform X1, with protein sequence MSVQSNSRSTLLQETRSDEAVPGSRLSSAHTMSTSKSLFSKTGTESQLVVPESPEKDEEKIKKNPFAVPPDFDIFTIRDKERQKAREERERMKTMKIHEKITYSTKVKAKQKGLRQALQQEEKEVAGKQATNEERLKALQESLLREIASKKDYPVEKETFRDYVHDRREIFLLEYGITVKQEEIQRLEKIAKNEERKLKKAEYHLNKDAAIFEEFLKEDQKICVQTLKMGAKEAEKKTKKISEIQAVTSQIENLQSDISQFTIDLQEYEMYRNFLHQLSLKEWQGEHSKRYTSTRDVKTAPNAREGGASPPITAEQGQDGIAGTDAVSPCSTNNMDVPSFLLSSKTLTVKSLREIKPQLINFLKPLSKRKMISLEVAETESSSDKDEVRSLMDPELYFTDPQQLLSFFTEMKDENLSFIQKSQETEESLDKVQKIFITTHESMEKELAELKEEVATLKSSIAKEEERAADMKLKAHLFSSGECKADDQDNVLASLSKKVQEVYCQCTGESEGNLQTVQMLMVLEKQLNDLLDILERIPPEKIEHVKKLKEKERRLKLREEKMRQQEQQQEERLKKALERSKAAVEMKTSKRLMFRSVLPPKKPKRKPRQEETDQEKEEQLYYFT encoded by the exons ATGTCTGTGCAGTCCAACAGCCGTTCAACCTTATTGCAAGAAACCCGCAGTGATGAAGCAGTTCCTG GGTCAAGATTGTCATCTGCACATACAATGTCAACATCTAAAAGTCTCTTTTCCAAAACTGGAACGGAATCCCAGCTTGTGGTGCCAG AAAGCCcagaaaaggatgaagaaaaaataaagaaaaacccaTTTGCAGTTCCTCCAGATTTTGATATATTCACAATAAGGGATAAGGAAAGACAAAAGGCTCGGGAG GAACGTGAAAGGATGAAGACCATGAAAATCCATGAGAAAATCACTTACTCCActaaagtaaaagcaaagcaaaaagggTTAAGGCAAGCTCTgcaacaggaggaaaaggaggtggCTGGAAAACAGGCAACAAATGAAGAGAGACTGAAAGCTCTTCAGGAGAGTCTTTTACGGGAGATAGCCTCTAAAAAAG ATTACCCAGTAGAAAAGGAGACCTTCCGTGACTACGTACATGACAGGAGAGAGATATTTTTACTTGAG TATGGCATAACAGTAAAGCAAGAGGAGATTCAAAGGCTGGAGAAGATAGCGAAGAATgaggaaaggaaactgaaaaaggcTGAATACCACCTGAATAAGGATGCTGCCATTTTTGAAGAGTTCCTGAAGGAAGACCAGAAAATCTGTGTTCAAACTCTGAAAAT GGGtgcaaaagaagctgaaaagaagacaaagaaaatatcagAGATCCAGGCTGTCACTTCCCAAATTGAGAACCTCCAAAG TGATATATCCCAATTCACGATCGACCTGCAGGAGTACGAGATGTACAGGAACTTCCTCCATCAACTCTCTCTCAAAGAGTGGCAGGGGGAACACAGCAAAAGGTACACAAGCACGAGGGATGTGAAAACAGCACCCAATGCTAGAGAAGGAGGTGCCTCACCTCCCatcactgcagagcagg GCCAGGATGGGATAGCCGGGACAGATGCTGTCAGTCCCTGCAGTACCAATAATATGGATGTGCCAAGTTTCCTGCTGTCTTCAAAGACTTTGACTGTCAAATCCTTGCGGGAGATCAAGCCACAGCTCATAAACTTCCTAAAGCCTCtgtcaaagaggaaaat gaTTTCACTGGAGGTTGCAGAAACCGAAAGCAGCTCGGACAAAGATGAGGTCAGGAGTCTCATG GACCCCGAGTTGTACTTTACTGATCCACAACAACTGCTGTCTTTTTTCACGGAGATGAAGGATGAGAACTTGTCCTTCATCCAGAAATCCCAGGAGACAGAGGAAAGTCTGGACAAAGTTCAAAAGATTTTCATCACCACGCATGAAAGCAT GGAGAAGGAGTTAGCAGAGCTGAAAGAAGAGGTGGCCACCCTCAAGTCCTCCATCGccaaggaagaagagagagcagCAGATATGAAGCTCAAAGCTCACCTCTTTTCCTCTGGAGAATGCAAAGCTGATGACCAG GACAACGTTCTTGCAAGCCTGAGCAAGAAGGTGCAGGAAGTCTATTGCCAGTGCACTGGGGAAAGTGAGGGAAACCTGCAGACAGTGCAGATGCTAATGGTGTTAGAGAAACAGCTCAACGATTTACTGGACATCCTGGAGAGAATCCCACCAGAAAAGATAGAACACGTGAAGAAactcaaggaaaaagaaaggaggttAAA GctcagagaggaaaagatgaggcaacaggagcagcagcaggaggaaagatTGAAAAAGGCCCTGGAAAGGTCGAAAGCAGCTGTGGAAATGAAG acCAGCAAGAGGCTGATGTTTCGCTCCGTCCTACCTCCCAAGAAGCCAAAAAGAAAGCCcagacaagaagaaacagatcaGGAGAAGGAGGAACAACTCTATTACTTCACCTGA
- the CFAP100 gene encoding cilia- and flagella-associated protein 100 isoform X3 gives MSVQSNSRSTLLQETRSDEAVPGSRLSSAHTMSTSKSLFSKTGTESQLVVPESPEKDEEKIKKNPFAVPPDFDIFTIRDKERQKAREERERMKTMKIHEKITYSTKVKAKQKGLRQALQQEEKEVAGKQATNEERLKALQESLLREIASKKDYPVEKETFRDYVHDRREIFLLEYGITVKQEEIQRLEKIAKNEERKLKKAEYHLNKDAAIFEEFLKEDQKICVQTLKMGAKEAEKKTKKISEIQAVTSQIENLQSDISQFTIDLQEYEMYRNFLHQLSLKEWQGEHSKRYTSTRDVKTAPNAREGGASPPITAEQGQDGIAGTDAVSPCSTNNMDVPSFLLSSKTLTVKSLREIKPQLINFLKPLSKRKMISLEVAETESSSDKDEVRSLMDPELYFTDPQQLLSFFTEMKDENLSFIQKSQETEESLDKVQKIFITTHESMEKELAELKEEVATLKSSIAKEEERAADMKLKAHLFSSGECKADDQAQRGKDEATGAAAGGKIEKGPGKVESSCGNEDQQEADVSLRPTSQEAKKKAQTRRNRSGEGGTTLLLHLTAQPHPQRAGLMLL, from the exons ATGTCTGTGCAGTCCAACAGCCGTTCAACCTTATTGCAAGAAACCCGCAGTGATGAAGCAGTTCCTG GGTCAAGATTGTCATCTGCACATACAATGTCAACATCTAAAAGTCTCTTTTCCAAAACTGGAACGGAATCCCAGCTTGTGGTGCCAG AAAGCCcagaaaaggatgaagaaaaaataaagaaaaacccaTTTGCAGTTCCTCCAGATTTTGATATATTCACAATAAGGGATAAGGAAAGACAAAAGGCTCGGGAG GAACGTGAAAGGATGAAGACCATGAAAATCCATGAGAAAATCACTTACTCCActaaagtaaaagcaaagcaaaaagggTTAAGGCAAGCTCTgcaacaggaggaaaaggaggtggCTGGAAAACAGGCAACAAATGAAGAGAGACTGAAAGCTCTTCAGGAGAGTCTTTTACGGGAGATAGCCTCTAAAAAAG ATTACCCAGTAGAAAAGGAGACCTTCCGTGACTACGTACATGACAGGAGAGAGATATTTTTACTTGAG TATGGCATAACAGTAAAGCAAGAGGAGATTCAAAGGCTGGAGAAGATAGCGAAGAATgaggaaaggaaactgaaaaaggcTGAATACCACCTGAATAAGGATGCTGCCATTTTTGAAGAGTTCCTGAAGGAAGACCAGAAAATCTGTGTTCAAACTCTGAAAAT GGGtgcaaaagaagctgaaaagaagacaaagaaaatatcagAGATCCAGGCTGTCACTTCCCAAATTGAGAACCTCCAAAG TGATATATCCCAATTCACGATCGACCTGCAGGAGTACGAGATGTACAGGAACTTCCTCCATCAACTCTCTCTCAAAGAGTGGCAGGGGGAACACAGCAAAAGGTACACAAGCACGAGGGATGTGAAAACAGCACCCAATGCTAGAGAAGGAGGTGCCTCACCTCCCatcactgcagagcagg GCCAGGATGGGATAGCCGGGACAGATGCTGTCAGTCCCTGCAGTACCAATAATATGGATGTGCCAAGTTTCCTGCTGTCTTCAAAGACTTTGACTGTCAAATCCTTGCGGGAGATCAAGCCACAGCTCATAAACTTCCTAAAGCCTCtgtcaaagaggaaaat gaTTTCACTGGAGGTTGCAGAAACCGAAAGCAGCTCGGACAAAGATGAGGTCAGGAGTCTCATG GACCCCGAGTTGTACTTTACTGATCCACAACAACTGCTGTCTTTTTTCACGGAGATGAAGGATGAGAACTTGTCCTTCATCCAGAAATCCCAGGAGACAGAGGAAAGTCTGGACAAAGTTCAAAAGATTTTCATCACCACGCATGAAAGCAT GGAGAAGGAGTTAGCAGAGCTGAAAGAAGAGGTGGCCACCCTCAAGTCCTCCATCGccaaggaagaagagagagcagCAGATATGAAGCTCAAAGCTCACCTCTTTTCCTCTGGAGAATGCAAAGCTGATGACCAG GctcagagaggaaaagatgaggcaacaggagcagcagcaggaggaaagatTGAAAAAGGCCCTGGAAAGGTCGAAAGCAGCTGTGGAAATGAAG acCAGCAAGAGGCTGATGTTTCGCTCCGTCCTACCTCCCAAGAAGCCAAAAAGAAAGCCcagacaagaagaaacagatcaGGAGAAGGAGGAACAACTCTATTACTTCACCTGACAGCACAGCCTCACCCACAGCGTGCAGGGCTGATGCTGCTCTAA
- the ZXDC gene encoding zinc finger protein ZXDC isoform X2 — protein METQGLPAAEAARARPGAQHGGPAAPPAAPRRPPHDWDPPPAAASSSSSAAASGLYVSFPVLLVEEKPEASTAPSPCAPPAGPAPDNDGLLLVLNVVRGAAEAGPGSGEAGRAQPGPPPAEPPPPEEEVPGAVPPPPPPPPPPLPPAGGDGGGAEDGSFSGTITINNQSLVVRIENGVLTLGPGAEQAAGTAPPPPPAAASSSPAEPPGGPRPRSPPAFPCPEPRCGEAFPRKQQLRLHRLSAHGGGGGGGGEEDRGAAARPFGCPVPGCAWSFATAYKLRRHLHSHDKLRPFACAAPGCSKRFTTVYNLRAHSRAHEQEAAHKCELCGQRFPSAARLAAHRRRSHLEPERPYRCDFPGCERTFITVSALFSHNRAHFREQEQFSCSFPGCNKQYDKACRLKIHMRSHTGERPFICDFEGCGWSFTSMSKLLRHKRKHEDDRRFMCPVEGCGKSFTRAEHLKGHSITHLGTKPFECPVEGCCAKFSARSSLYIHSKKHLQDVDSLKTRCPVPSCNKFFTSKHSMKTHMVKQHNFSPDLLTQLEATSSLTPSSELTSPGQSDLSNIDLVSLFSNVSSNNSGIATDMALVNSGIVTIDVASVGSTLGGNLPVSNSSLSQAVDPLILVTSSDMPQSLDSSLLLGTSTTVLQQSTLNLDDVQTVNAEALGSLASLSVRNSSQDVHGLTSSNNLTIDTATLTPSSSLGSTNVPELLTPTKAERNLLPSSDVVGQQEGSKVVTQFVFSNPPGSYSAQKEMDLGTVTGSSFLESSGSARTDYRAIQLAKKRKQKGNGSSTASGSSQRKSKGGKVSPTNFSSSTPSSRLGGNIVLPNGGLTIRDPATGAQYVQIQLLQDDSPGEGDLPFQLSSQSSSSHSQLTVDLPVHILQEPHNSTEDDAGSDNSQFTGSTINLQDLE, from the exons CTCGTCCTCAACGTGGTGCGCGGCGCGGCCGAAGCCGGCCCGGGAAGCGGCGAAGCGGGGCGCGCCCAGCCCGGCCCGCCGCCCGcagagccgccgccgccggagGAGGAGGTCCCCGGcgcggtgccgccgccgccgccgccgcctcccccgccgctgccccccgccGGCGGCGATGGCGGCGGGGCGGAGGACGGCTCGTTCTCGGGGACCATCACCATCAACAACCAGAGCCTGGTGGTGCGCATCGAGAACGGCGTCCTCACGCTGGGCCCCGGCGCCGAGCAGGCCGCGGGCAccgcgccgccgcctccccccgcTGCCGCCTCCTCCAGCCCCGCCGAGCCGCCGGGCGGGCCGCGGCCGCGCTCCCCGCCGGCCTTCCCGTGCCCGGAGCCGCGCTGCGGCGAGGCCTTTCCCCGCAAGCAGCAGCTGCGGCTGCACCGCCTCTCGGCGCACGGcggcggtggtggtggtggcgggGAGGAGGACCGGGGTGCGGCGGCACGGCCCTTCGGCTGCCCGGTGCCGGGCTGCGCCTGGTCGTTCGCCACGGCCTACAAGCTGCGGCGGCATCTGCACTCGCACGACAAGCTGCGGCCTTTCGCCTGCGCGGCGCCGGGCTGCTCTAAGCGCTTCACCACCGTCTACAACCTGCGGGCCCACAGCCGCGCCCACGAGCAGGAGGCGGCGCACAAGTGCGAGCTGTGCGGACAGCGCTTCCCCAGCGCCGCCCGCCTCGCCGCGCACCGCCGCCGCAGCCACCTGGAGCCCGAGCGGCCCTACCGCTGCGACTTCCCCG gCTGTGAAAGGACGTTTATCACAGTGAGTGCATTATTCTCCCACAATCGAGCCCACTTCCGAGAGCAGGAGCAGTTCTCCTGCTCGTTCCCTGGCTGTAACAAGCAGTATGACAAAGCCTGCCGACTGAAAATCCACATGAGGAGCCACACAG GTGAAAGGCCTTTTATCTGCGACTTTGAAGGTTGTGGCTGGTCTTTCACCAGTATGTCCAAGCTGCTGAGACATAAAAG GAAACATGAAGATGACAGGAGATTTATGTGCCCGGTAGAAGGCTGTGGGAAGTCCTTCACTAGAGCAGAACACTTGAAAGGCCACAGTATAACTCACCTTGGTACAAAACCGTTTGAGTGTCCAGTAGAAG GCTGTTGTGCAAAGTTTTCAGCAAGAAGTAGCCTGTATATTCACTCCAAAAAACATCTTCAGGATGTGGACTCCTTAAAGACTCGTTGCCCTGTACCCAGCTGTAATAAATTTTTCACTTCCAAACACAGTATGAAGACGCACATGGTCAAACAGCATAACTTCAGCCCAG ATCTCCTAACTCAGCTCGAAGCAACGAGCTCCCTCACACCCAGCAGTGAACTCACTAGTCCGGGACAGAGCGATCTCAGCAACATAGACCTCGTATCCCTCTTCTCCAACGTGTCTAGTAACAATTCTGGAATTGCAACAGACATGGCACTGGTGAACTCTGGAATTGTCACCATTGATGTCGCTTCGGTGGGCTCAACGCTGGGTGGAAACCTCCCTGTCAGTAACAGTTCTTTGAGCCAGGCAGTCGACCCCTTGATACTGGTGACGAGCAGCGATATGCCGCAGAGCCTGGACAGTTCTCTCTTGCTGGGAACCAGTACAACAGTTCTACAGCAAAGCACTTTAAATTTGGATGATGTACAGACTGTGAATGCAGAAGCCTTGGGTTCCCTAGCATCCCTGTCGGTGAGGAATTCCAGCCAAGATGTGCACGGTTTGACATCCAGCAATAACCTAACCATCGACACAGCCACTTTGACTCCTTCTAGTAGCCTCGGCAGTACCAATGTGCCTGAGTTACTAACACCAACTAAAGCTGAACGCAATTTGCTTCCAAGCTCGGATGTTGTTGGTCAACAAGAGGGCAGCAAAGTAGTGACACAGTTTGTCTTCTCCAACCCTCCAGGGAGCTACAGCGCACAGAAAGAAATGGACCTTGGCACAGTGACTGGCAGCTCATTTTTG gAGAGCAGTGGATCTGCAAGGACAGACTACAGAGCCATTCAGCTAgccaagaaaaggaaacaaaaagggaaTGGGAGCAGCACAG CATCTGGTTCTAGtcagaggaaaagcaagggTGGTAAAGTGAGCCCTACCAACTTCTCATCGTCCACTCCTAGCAGTCGACTGGGTGGCAACATAGTTCTGCCAAATGGAGGGCTGACAATAAGGGACCCTGCCACTGGAGCCCAGTATGTGCAAATTCAGCTTCTTCAG GATGATTCCCCAGGAGAGGGGGATCTGCCCTTTCAACTGAGCTCTCAGTCTTCCTCGTCGCATTCTCAGCTTACAGTGGATTTACCTGTTCACATACTTCAG GAACCACACAATTCCACTGAAGATGATGCAGGTTCTGATAACTCTCAGTTCACTGGAAGCACAATAAACTTACAGGATCTGGAATGA
- the CFAP100 gene encoding cilia- and flagella-associated protein 100 isoform X2 — MSVQSNSRSTLLQETRSDEAVPGSRLSSAHTMSTSKSLFSKTGTESQLVVPESPEKDEEKIKKNPFAVPPDFDIFTIRDKERQKAREERERMKTMKIHEKITYSTKVKAKQKGLRQALQQEEKEVAGKQATNEERLKALQESLLREIASKKDYPVEKETFRDYVHDRREIFLLEYGITVKQEEIQRLEKIAKNEERKLKKAEYHLNKDAAIFEEFLKEDQKICVQTLKMGAKEAEKKTKKISEIQAVTSQIENLQSDISQFTIDLQEYEMYRNFLHQLSLKEWQGEHSKRYTSTRDVKTAPNAREGGASPPITAEQGQDGIAGTDAVSPCSTNNMDVPSFLLSSKTLTVKSLREIKPQLINFLKPLSKRKMISLEVAETESSSDKDEDPELYFTDPQQLLSFFTEMKDENLSFIQKSQETEESLDKVQKIFITTHESMEKELAELKEEVATLKSSIAKEEERAADMKLKAHLFSSGECKADDQDNVLASLSKKVQEVYCQCTGESEGNLQTVQMLMVLEKQLNDLLDILERIPPEKIEHVKKLKEKERRLKLREEKMRQQEQQQEERLKKALERSKAAVEMKTSKRLMFRSVLPPKKPKRKPRQEETDQEKEEQLYYFT, encoded by the exons ATGTCTGTGCAGTCCAACAGCCGTTCAACCTTATTGCAAGAAACCCGCAGTGATGAAGCAGTTCCTG GGTCAAGATTGTCATCTGCACATACAATGTCAACATCTAAAAGTCTCTTTTCCAAAACTGGAACGGAATCCCAGCTTGTGGTGCCAG AAAGCCcagaaaaggatgaagaaaaaataaagaaaaacccaTTTGCAGTTCCTCCAGATTTTGATATATTCACAATAAGGGATAAGGAAAGACAAAAGGCTCGGGAG GAACGTGAAAGGATGAAGACCATGAAAATCCATGAGAAAATCACTTACTCCActaaagtaaaagcaaagcaaaaagggTTAAGGCAAGCTCTgcaacaggaggaaaaggaggtggCTGGAAAACAGGCAACAAATGAAGAGAGACTGAAAGCTCTTCAGGAGAGTCTTTTACGGGAGATAGCCTCTAAAAAAG ATTACCCAGTAGAAAAGGAGACCTTCCGTGACTACGTACATGACAGGAGAGAGATATTTTTACTTGAG TATGGCATAACAGTAAAGCAAGAGGAGATTCAAAGGCTGGAGAAGATAGCGAAGAATgaggaaaggaaactgaaaaaggcTGAATACCACCTGAATAAGGATGCTGCCATTTTTGAAGAGTTCCTGAAGGAAGACCAGAAAATCTGTGTTCAAACTCTGAAAAT GGGtgcaaaagaagctgaaaagaagacaaagaaaatatcagAGATCCAGGCTGTCACTTCCCAAATTGAGAACCTCCAAAG TGATATATCCCAATTCACGATCGACCTGCAGGAGTACGAGATGTACAGGAACTTCCTCCATCAACTCTCTCTCAAAGAGTGGCAGGGGGAACACAGCAAAAGGTACACAAGCACGAGGGATGTGAAAACAGCACCCAATGCTAGAGAAGGAGGTGCCTCACCTCCCatcactgcagagcagg GCCAGGATGGGATAGCCGGGACAGATGCTGTCAGTCCCTGCAGTACCAATAATATGGATGTGCCAAGTTTCCTGCTGTCTTCAAAGACTTTGACTGTCAAATCCTTGCGGGAGATCAAGCCACAGCTCATAAACTTCCTAAAGCCTCtgtcaaagaggaaaat gaTTTCACTGGAGGTTGCAGAAACCGAAAGCAGCTCGGACAAAGATGAG GACCCCGAGTTGTACTTTACTGATCCACAACAACTGCTGTCTTTTTTCACGGAGATGAAGGATGAGAACTTGTCCTTCATCCAGAAATCCCAGGAGACAGAGGAAAGTCTGGACAAAGTTCAAAAGATTTTCATCACCACGCATGAAAGCAT GGAGAAGGAGTTAGCAGAGCTGAAAGAAGAGGTGGCCACCCTCAAGTCCTCCATCGccaaggaagaagagagagcagCAGATATGAAGCTCAAAGCTCACCTCTTTTCCTCTGGAGAATGCAAAGCTGATGACCAG GACAACGTTCTTGCAAGCCTGAGCAAGAAGGTGCAGGAAGTCTATTGCCAGTGCACTGGGGAAAGTGAGGGAAACCTGCAGACAGTGCAGATGCTAATGGTGTTAGAGAAACAGCTCAACGATTTACTGGACATCCTGGAGAGAATCCCACCAGAAAAGATAGAACACGTGAAGAAactcaaggaaaaagaaaggaggttAAA GctcagagaggaaaagatgaggcaacaggagcagcagcaggaggaaagatTGAAAAAGGCCCTGGAAAGGTCGAAAGCAGCTGTGGAAATGAAG acCAGCAAGAGGCTGATGTTTCGCTCCGTCCTACCTCCCAAGAAGCCAAAAAGAAAGCCcagacaagaagaaacagatcaGGAGAAGGAGGAACAACTCTATTACTTCACCTGA
- the ZXDC gene encoding zinc finger protein ZXDC isoform X1 — METQGLPAAEAARARPGAQHGGPAAPPAAPRRPPHDWDPPPAAASSSSSAAASGLYVSFPVLLVEEKPEASTAPSPCAPPAGPAPDNDGLLLVLNVVRGAAEAGPGSGEAGRAQPGPPPAEPPPPEEEVPGAVPPPPPPPPPPLPPAGGDGGGAEDGSFSGTITINNQSLVVRIENGVLTLGPGAEQAAGTAPPPPPAAASSSPAEPPGGPRPRSPPAFPCPEPRCGEAFPRKQQLRLHRLSAHGGGGGGGGEEDRGAAARPFGCPVPGCAWSFATAYKLRRHLHSHDKLRPFACAAPGCSKRFTTVYNLRAHSRAHEQEAAHKCELCGQRFPSAARLAAHRRRSHLEPERPYRCDFPGCERTFITVSALFSHNRAHFREQEQFSCSFPGCNKQYDKACRLKIHMRSHTGERPFICDFEGCGWSFTSMSKLLRHKRKHEDDRRFMCPVEGCGKSFTRAEHLKGHSITHLGTKPFECPVEGCCAKFSARSSLYIHSKKHLQDVDSLKTRCPVPSCNKFFTSKHSMKTHMVKQHNFSPDLLTQLEATSSLTPSSELTSPGQSDLSNIDLVSLFSNVSSNNSGIATDMALVNSGIVTIDVASVGSTLGGNLPVSNSSLSQAVDPLILVTSSDMPQSLDSSLLLGTSTTVLQQSTLNLDDVQTVNAEALGSLASLSVRNSSQDVHGLTSSNNLTIDTATLTPSSSLGSTNVPELLTPTKAERNLLPSSDVVGQQEGSKVVTQFVFSNPPGSYSAQKEMDLGTVTGSSFLESSGSARTDYRAIQLAKKRKQKGNGSSTGASGSSQRKSKGGKVSPTNFSSSTPSSRLGGNIVLPNGGLTIRDPATGAQYVQIQLLQDDSPGEGDLPFQLSSQSSSSHSQLTVDLPVHILQEPHNSTEDDAGSDNSQFTGSTINLQDLE, encoded by the exons CTCGTCCTCAACGTGGTGCGCGGCGCGGCCGAAGCCGGCCCGGGAAGCGGCGAAGCGGGGCGCGCCCAGCCCGGCCCGCCGCCCGcagagccgccgccgccggagGAGGAGGTCCCCGGcgcggtgccgccgccgccgccgccgcctcccccgccgctgccccccgccGGCGGCGATGGCGGCGGGGCGGAGGACGGCTCGTTCTCGGGGACCATCACCATCAACAACCAGAGCCTGGTGGTGCGCATCGAGAACGGCGTCCTCACGCTGGGCCCCGGCGCCGAGCAGGCCGCGGGCAccgcgccgccgcctccccccgcTGCCGCCTCCTCCAGCCCCGCCGAGCCGCCGGGCGGGCCGCGGCCGCGCTCCCCGCCGGCCTTCCCGTGCCCGGAGCCGCGCTGCGGCGAGGCCTTTCCCCGCAAGCAGCAGCTGCGGCTGCACCGCCTCTCGGCGCACGGcggcggtggtggtggtggcgggGAGGAGGACCGGGGTGCGGCGGCACGGCCCTTCGGCTGCCCGGTGCCGGGCTGCGCCTGGTCGTTCGCCACGGCCTACAAGCTGCGGCGGCATCTGCACTCGCACGACAAGCTGCGGCCTTTCGCCTGCGCGGCGCCGGGCTGCTCTAAGCGCTTCACCACCGTCTACAACCTGCGGGCCCACAGCCGCGCCCACGAGCAGGAGGCGGCGCACAAGTGCGAGCTGTGCGGACAGCGCTTCCCCAGCGCCGCCCGCCTCGCCGCGCACCGCCGCCGCAGCCACCTGGAGCCCGAGCGGCCCTACCGCTGCGACTTCCCCG gCTGTGAAAGGACGTTTATCACAGTGAGTGCATTATTCTCCCACAATCGAGCCCACTTCCGAGAGCAGGAGCAGTTCTCCTGCTCGTTCCCTGGCTGTAACAAGCAGTATGACAAAGCCTGCCGACTGAAAATCCACATGAGGAGCCACACAG GTGAAAGGCCTTTTATCTGCGACTTTGAAGGTTGTGGCTGGTCTTTCACCAGTATGTCCAAGCTGCTGAGACATAAAAG GAAACATGAAGATGACAGGAGATTTATGTGCCCGGTAGAAGGCTGTGGGAAGTCCTTCACTAGAGCAGAACACTTGAAAGGCCACAGTATAACTCACCTTGGTACAAAACCGTTTGAGTGTCCAGTAGAAG GCTGTTGTGCAAAGTTTTCAGCAAGAAGTAGCCTGTATATTCACTCCAAAAAACATCTTCAGGATGTGGACTCCTTAAAGACTCGTTGCCCTGTACCCAGCTGTAATAAATTTTTCACTTCCAAACACAGTATGAAGACGCACATGGTCAAACAGCATAACTTCAGCCCAG ATCTCCTAACTCAGCTCGAAGCAACGAGCTCCCTCACACCCAGCAGTGAACTCACTAGTCCGGGACAGAGCGATCTCAGCAACATAGACCTCGTATCCCTCTTCTCCAACGTGTCTAGTAACAATTCTGGAATTGCAACAGACATGGCACTGGTGAACTCTGGAATTGTCACCATTGATGTCGCTTCGGTGGGCTCAACGCTGGGTGGAAACCTCCCTGTCAGTAACAGTTCTTTGAGCCAGGCAGTCGACCCCTTGATACTGGTGACGAGCAGCGATATGCCGCAGAGCCTGGACAGTTCTCTCTTGCTGGGAACCAGTACAACAGTTCTACAGCAAAGCACTTTAAATTTGGATGATGTACAGACTGTGAATGCAGAAGCCTTGGGTTCCCTAGCATCCCTGTCGGTGAGGAATTCCAGCCAAGATGTGCACGGTTTGACATCCAGCAATAACCTAACCATCGACACAGCCACTTTGACTCCTTCTAGTAGCCTCGGCAGTACCAATGTGCCTGAGTTACTAACACCAACTAAAGCTGAACGCAATTTGCTTCCAAGCTCGGATGTTGTTGGTCAACAAGAGGGCAGCAAAGTAGTGACACAGTTTGTCTTCTCCAACCCTCCAGGGAGCTACAGCGCACAGAAAGAAATGGACCTTGGCACAGTGACTGGCAGCTCATTTTTG gAGAGCAGTGGATCTGCAAGGACAGACTACAGAGCCATTCAGCTAgccaagaaaaggaaacaaaaagggaaTGGGAGCAGCACAG GGGCATCTGGTTCTAGtcagaggaaaagcaagggTGGTAAAGTGAGCCCTACCAACTTCTCATCGTCCACTCCTAGCAGTCGACTGGGTGGCAACATAGTTCTGCCAAATGGAGGGCTGACAATAAGGGACCCTGCCACTGGAGCCCAGTATGTGCAAATTCAGCTTCTTCAG GATGATTCCCCAGGAGAGGGGGATCTGCCCTTTCAACTGAGCTCTCAGTCTTCCTCGTCGCATTCTCAGCTTACAGTGGATTTACCTGTTCACATACTTCAG GAACCACACAATTCCACTGAAGATGATGCAGGTTCTGATAACTCTCAGTTCACTGGAAGCACAATAAACTTACAGGATCTGGAATGA